From the Agrobacterium larrymoorei genome, one window contains:
- a CDS encoding homocysteine S-methyltransferase family protein, with protein sequence MTNIKILDGGMSRELQRLGAELRQPEWSALALVENPDIVMQVHREFIEAGADVVTTNSYALVPYHIGEERFRAEGASLIALSGRLAREAADAAGRSVLVAGSLPPIFGSYEPHLFDGSRVQDYLSVLVKNLEPFVDVWLGETLSLIEEGEAVRAAVEPSGKPIWISFTLADAREDDIGPARLRSGESVEDAARWAACSGANALLFNCSRPEVMAKAVATASRVIADEGAQVEIGVYANAFETDTEIGAANETLHATRADLTNDRYSGFACDWVAAGATLVGGCCGIGANHISELHRALKG encoded by the coding sequence ATGACGAACATAAAAATTCTCGACGGCGGCATGAGCCGCGAACTCCAGCGCCTTGGCGCCGAATTGCGCCAGCCTGAGTGGTCTGCCCTGGCGCTCGTCGAAAATCCCGATATCGTGATGCAGGTGCACAGAGAGTTCATCGAGGCAGGCGCAGACGTCGTCACGACCAACAGCTACGCGCTGGTACCCTATCATATCGGCGAGGAGCGTTTCAGGGCCGAGGGCGCATCGCTCATCGCGCTGTCCGGACGTCTTGCGCGGGAAGCCGCTGATGCCGCCGGGCGCTCCGTGCTTGTCGCCGGTTCGCTGCCGCCAATCTTCGGTTCCTACGAACCCCATCTCTTCGATGGCAGCCGGGTGCAGGACTATCTGTCGGTGCTCGTGAAGAACCTGGAACCATTTGTCGATGTATGGCTCGGGGAAACGCTGAGCCTGATCGAGGAAGGGGAGGCGGTTCGTGCTGCCGTCGAGCCGAGCGGAAAGCCCATATGGATTTCGTTCACTCTTGCCGACGCACGCGAGGACGACATTGGTCCAGCACGCCTGCGTTCGGGCGAGAGCGTCGAGGACGCCGCCCGGTGGGCGGCGTGTTCCGGCGCAAATGCGCTTCTGTTCAATTGTAGCAGGCCGGAAGTGATGGCGAAGGCTGTCGCGACGGCTTCGCGCGTCATCGCCGACGAGGGTGCGCAGGTTGAAATAGGCGTCTACGCCAACGCCTTCGAAACAGACACGGAAATTGGTGCTGCCAATGAAACCTTGCACGCAACACGGGCCGACCTTACCAACGATCGCTATTCCGGTTTTGCTTGCGACTGGGTGGCTGCTGGCGCAACCCTAGTTGGTGGGTGCTGCGGCATCGGTGCTAACCACATCAGCGAGCTCCATCGCGCATTGAAGGGCTGA
- a CDS encoding ABC transporter substrate-binding protein has product MGTIKQKTGIWLAAAGVFLLAGAAPAAEVVVASYGGTFQDAQTKAFFEPYNKASGVKVTATTGSAYAKVKAMVESGNVTWDVVSAESSAHANEAKDNLLEPLDYKTIKADGIPAELRTKYGIGYITFGMNLSWDKAKFANGVTPAQFFDPSVKARRAIPLEPEYTIEFALLADGVKAADLYPLDVDRALKVIDRVKDQIVAYKGAADTQALIQQGEVDLAYIPNGRVNNAIKAGANWAYGWDASVSDTEWWVVVKGAPHKDEAMKFINFAVQPENQAELTRNIPYGPTNVEALKLLDPAVAKDLPSYPENAKLGAILDSKWWNDNRDAVKARWSTYIMN; this is encoded by the coding sequence GTGGGAACGATCAAACAAAAAACTGGGATTTGGCTTGCAGCTGCGGGCGTTTTTCTTCTTGCCGGCGCCGCACCAGCCGCCGAAGTGGTGGTCGCATCATACGGCGGGACTTTCCAGGATGCTCAGACAAAGGCTTTTTTCGAGCCTTACAACAAAGCATCGGGTGTGAAGGTCACTGCCACGACGGGTTCAGCCTATGCCAAGGTCAAGGCTATGGTTGAGAGCGGTAATGTGACGTGGGACGTCGTGTCTGCTGAAAGTTCGGCACATGCGAACGAGGCCAAGGACAACCTTCTCGAACCCCTCGACTACAAGACCATCAAGGCGGACGGTATCCCCGCCGAACTGCGCACCAAATACGGCATCGGCTATATCACATTCGGGATGAATCTTTCCTGGGACAAGGCGAAGTTTGCGAATGGCGTCACGCCGGCGCAGTTTTTCGATCCCTCGGTGAAAGCCCGTCGTGCTATTCCGCTAGAACCCGAATACACGATTGAATTTGCCCTGCTCGCCGACGGCGTCAAGGCTGCCGACCTCTACCCGTTGGACGTTGACCGCGCACTTAAGGTGATCGACCGCGTTAAAGACCAGATCGTTGCCTACAAGGGTGCCGCCGACACGCAGGCGCTGATCCAGCAGGGTGAAGTCGATCTGGCCTACATCCCGAACGGCCGCGTGAACAACGCGATCAAGGCCGGCGCAAACTGGGCTTACGGTTGGGACGCATCGGTCTCAGATACCGAATGGTGGGTCGTCGTGAAAGGTGCTCCACACAAGGATGAAGCGATGAAATTCATCAATTTTGCGGTTCAGCCCGAGAACCAGGCGGAGCTGACACGAAACATCCCCTACGGTCCGACCAATGTCGAAGCGCTTAAGCTTCTCGATCCTGCGGTCGCAAAAGACCTCCCAAGCTACCCGGAGAATGCGAAGCTTGGCGCGATCCTCGATTCAAAGTGGTGGAACGACAACCGTGATGCAGTGAAGGCCCGCTGGTCCACTTACATAATGAACTGA
- the traR gene encoding autoinducer-binding transcriptional regulator TraR has protein sequence MQTWLDKLTDLAAIEGDECILKTGLAEISDHFGFTGYAYLHIQNRHITAVTNYHREWQSVYFDKKFDALDPVVKRARSRKHIFTWSGEQERSTLSKGERAFYAHAADFSIRSGITIPIKTANGSMSMFTLASEKPVIDLDREIDAIAAAATIGQIHSRISFLRTTPTAENAVWLDPKEATYLTWIAVGMTMEEIADIEGVKYNSVRVKLREVMKRFDVRSKAQLTALAIRRKLI, from the coding sequence ATGCAAACTTGGCTGGATAAGCTGACCGATCTTGCCGCGATTGAAGGCGATGAGTGCATCCTGAAGACCGGGTTGGCCGAGATCAGCGATCATTTCGGCTTCACCGGTTACGCCTACCTTCACATCCAGAATCGGCACATTACCGCCGTGACCAATTATCATCGCGAGTGGCAGTCGGTCTATTTCGATAAGAAATTTGACGCTCTCGATCCGGTCGTCAAACGCGCAAGGTCCAGGAAGCACATCTTCACCTGGTCGGGCGAGCAAGAGCGCTCGACGCTGTCGAAGGGCGAGCGCGCCTTCTATGCCCACGCAGCCGATTTCAGCATCCGCTCCGGCATTACCATTCCGATCAAGACCGCCAACGGGTCGATGTCGATGTTCACTCTGGCATCGGAGAAGCCTGTGATCGATCTCGATCGGGAGATCGACGCAATTGCAGCTGCGGCGACCATCGGGCAGATCCATTCCCGCATCTCATTCCTTCGCACTACACCCACGGCGGAAAATGCCGTGTGGCTCGATCCGAAAGAAGCGACCTATCTTACATGGATCGCGGTCGGCATGACGATGGAGGAGATCGCCGACATCGAGGGGGTCAAGTATAACAGCGTCCGGGTGAAGCTTCGTGAGGTGATGAAGCGCTTCGATGTCCGCTCCAAGGCGCAGCTGACCGCGCTCGCAATCCGCCGAAAACTTATCTGA
- a CDS encoding ABC transporter permease subunit — protein sequence MTRNFSRDWERLFLLAPVFILLLVALALPLLYIVPSAFGGNAAGRFLKIFESPVYLKIIWTTVRISLEATAITLVVSFPLAWLLSRATGFKAMFLGLLVLVPFLSSVLVRTFAWLAILGQRGLINGTLLSLGLISEPLPLLFSEPAVILALVHSSIPMMVFALVTVLRRIDGRVLLAANTLGANPLRAWFGIVIPLSIRGIQSGVIIIFLFTIASFIAPAFLGNQRQQMLAQVIQSEIETGADWPFAAALGITLALVATIVVGLLSWGLSFFSRWQRPGSSPADRSQPSAGHADMDLLRRPVALPSARFQLSALLSNGARLFEPVYLTLVSIFILLPLVVLFPVSFSSADVLIFPPPGYSLRWFETIFSSSEWTSAALTSLRIGVATCLLSLMLATLAVLGFGRQRFIFQGALEALVQAPLSVPAVVFALGAYLAFARVGLVDTEMGIIIAHTVLIFPVVYLIASATYSSIDPRLSLAAASLGANPWSVFRTIVYPLLLPGLAIGALIAVLLSFDESVASIFLSDLSVKTLPRKLWEGIRFNTSPESAAVSAVLLGVTCAFIVVGIVVMLWRKRVAGAPTMIGVLNTPVEEA from the coding sequence ATGACGCGAAATTTTTCAAGAGACTGGGAGCGGCTCTTCCTACTTGCTCCGGTGTTTATTCTCCTTCTCGTCGCACTCGCACTGCCACTGCTTTACATTGTGCCCTCTGCGTTCGGCGGAAATGCCGCCGGACGCTTTCTCAAGATTTTCGAAAGTCCGGTATACCTGAAAATTATTTGGACGACGGTGCGGATCAGCCTTGAAGCGACTGCAATAACACTCGTTGTCTCCTTTCCGCTGGCGTGGCTCCTGAGCCGGGCGACGGGATTTAAGGCGATGTTTCTCGGATTGCTGGTCCTCGTTCCGTTTTTGAGCAGCGTTCTGGTTCGAACCTTCGCGTGGCTGGCAATCCTAGGTCAGCGTGGACTTATCAACGGGACGCTACTTAGTCTCGGGCTTATTTCGGAACCATTGCCGCTTCTCTTCAGCGAACCTGCAGTCATCCTCGCTTTGGTTCACTCTTCAATTCCTATGATGGTATTCGCCCTGGTAACAGTGCTTCGTCGCATCGACGGCCGCGTCCTGCTGGCAGCTAATACTCTCGGCGCGAACCCGCTCCGGGCTTGGTTTGGCATCGTCATCCCACTCTCAATACGTGGTATCCAATCAGGCGTTATCATCATCTTCCTCTTCACCATCGCGAGCTTCATTGCGCCGGCTTTTCTTGGCAATCAACGCCAGCAAATGCTCGCGCAAGTTATCCAGTCGGAGATCGAGACTGGTGCAGACTGGCCGTTCGCGGCAGCACTTGGCATCACGCTCGCGTTGGTCGCGACAATCGTCGTCGGCCTATTAAGTTGGGGTTTGAGTTTCTTCTCTCGTTGGCAAAGGCCAGGCTCGTCGCCTGCGGACCGATCGCAGCCGTCAGCAGGGCACGCGGATATGGATCTTCTACGTCGGCCTGTAGCATTACCCTCTGCTCGGTTTCAGCTTTCGGCGCTGTTGTCGAACGGCGCACGCTTGTTTGAACCAGTCTATCTTACATTGGTTTCAATCTTCATTCTCCTGCCGCTCGTTGTCCTCTTTCCGGTATCATTCAGCTCGGCCGACGTACTCATCTTTCCGCCTCCTGGCTATTCGTTGCGCTGGTTCGAGACGATCTTTAGCAGTTCAGAATGGACTAGCGCGGCACTTACGAGCCTACGTATAGGTGTAGCCACTTGCTTGCTCAGCCTGATGCTTGCCACGCTCGCCGTGCTCGGGTTCGGTCGGCAAAGATTTATCTTTCAGGGAGCACTCGAAGCCTTGGTGCAAGCTCCCCTCAGCGTCCCGGCCGTCGTATTCGCCCTTGGCGCATATCTGGCTTTCGCACGGGTGGGGCTTGTGGATACGGAGATGGGCATCATCATAGCGCACACGGTGCTGATCTTCCCCGTTGTCTATCTTATCGCATCGGCAACTTATAGCTCGATCGACCCCAGGCTTTCGCTCGCAGCGGCAAGCCTCGGAGCAAACCCTTGGAGCGTTTTTCGCACGATCGTCTACCCATTGTTGCTACCAGGTCTTGCAATCGGCGCACTGATCGCCGTCCTCCTTTCATTCGATGAATCTGTGGCTTCGATCTTTCTCAGCGACCTTTCGGTCAAGACACTGCCGAGAAAATTGTGGGAAGGGATCCGCTTCAACACAAGTCCAGAATCCGCCGCCGTTTCCGCGGTTCTGCTAGGCGTGACATGCGCCTTTATCGTCGTCGGCATAGTGGTCATGCTGTGGCGCAAGAGGGTCGCTGGCGCTCCGACCATGATTGGAGTTTTGAACACCCCGGTGGAAGAAGCTTAG
- a CDS encoding trans-sulfuration enzyme family protein, with protein MSVTSRANVHSAPSAREDQPPSPLRWQTLALDGGLTIDPSTKAIAPNISMSVNNTLVPGDGAFSAEGVEDLADLPFLYARWTNPTVRALEQRMATVEGTEEALATATGIAAIAATFLTLLRQGDHLIVSDVCYAGANELACRILPELGIEVTPVNMANPAEVIAAFRPNTKLLHCETPCNPILRLTDLSLVAQMAHQRDILVSVDSTFATPVATRPADFGVDLIIHSLTKFINGHGDALGGVVCGRKNLVARIRARAGIYLGAAMSAHNAWLIMRGMDTLFPRMKAISDSALEVAQALAIHPMVSAVTYPGLESHPQHELARRQMSVFGGMITFQVTDPQAVALRLAGRLRVVHYAFSLGHQRSIVVLLETDEMMKSTYRLQGSQLRSYRSFAGDGIFRLSVGLEAPEDLIEDLDQALRA; from the coding sequence ATGTCCGTGACGTCCCGTGCAAATGTACATTCGGCGCCAAGCGCTCGAGAAGATCAGCCGCCATCGCCGCTGCGATGGCAGACCCTCGCTTTGGATGGCGGCCTTACCATTGATCCGAGCACGAAGGCGATTGCGCCGAACATCTCAATGTCCGTCAACAATACGCTTGTCCCTGGCGACGGCGCATTTTCAGCAGAAGGCGTTGAGGATCTTGCAGACCTGCCTTTTCTTTACGCCCGCTGGACGAACCCGACCGTTCGCGCCCTTGAACAGCGCATGGCAACGGTTGAAGGCACGGAGGAGGCCCTTGCCACCGCAACTGGTATTGCGGCGATAGCCGCGACGTTCCTGACTCTCCTCAGGCAGGGCGATCATCTGATTGTCAGCGACGTCTGTTACGCTGGCGCCAACGAGCTTGCGTGTCGCATTCTTCCAGAACTCGGAATTGAGGTCACGCCGGTAAACATGGCAAACCCAGCCGAGGTTATCGCGGCTTTCCGCCCCAATACGAAGCTCCTCCACTGCGAGACGCCCTGCAATCCGATCCTCAGGCTAACGGATCTTTCCCTCGTCGCGCAAATGGCGCATCAGAGGGATATTCTTGTCTCCGTCGATTCAACCTTTGCAACGCCCGTTGCCACCCGGCCGGCGGACTTTGGCGTAGACCTTATCATCCATTCGCTGACGAAGTTCATCAATGGTCACGGCGATGCACTGGGTGGCGTAGTGTGCGGTCGCAAGAACCTGGTTGCAAGGATACGCGCGCGCGCAGGAATTTATCTCGGAGCCGCCATGTCCGCGCACAATGCGTGGCTGATCATGCGCGGTATGGACACTCTTTTCCCTCGAATGAAGGCGATTTCGGACTCGGCACTTGAAGTCGCGCAGGCACTGGCAATTCACCCCATGGTGAGCGCAGTTACCTATCCCGGACTTGAGAGTCATCCGCAGCATGAATTGGCGAGGCGGCAAATGTCCGTCTTTGGCGGCATGATCACATTTCAGGTCACCGATCCGCAGGCAGTTGCGCTTAGACTCGCAGGTCGGCTCCGCGTCGTTCATTATGCCTTCTCGCTCGGGCATCAGCGTAGCATCGTGGTTCTTCTTGAAACCGACGAGATGATGAAGTCGACTTATCGTCTGCAGGGCAGCCAGTTGCGGTCCTATCGGTCCTTTGCAGGTGACGGCATCTTTCGCCTGTCCGTAGGGCTGGAAGCGCCGGAGGATCTGATCGAAGACCTGGATCAGGCGCTCAGAGCTTGA
- a CDS encoding Lrp/AsnC family transcriptional regulator, translating into MGEPLDAFDKHILRIVQCDCQLKAETIAGMVGLSASAVQRRLKRMRETRVISSEIAVIDRKSVGNPMTFITGMEIERENYDALSKFRLWAEQQQNIQQIYYVTGAVDLIAIISADDVSQYDDITAHIMSENPQIKRIHTNVVLKELKVGLFLPVP; encoded by the coding sequence ATGGGCGAGCCGCTTGACGCGTTCGACAAACATATTTTGAGGATCGTGCAGTGCGACTGCCAACTGAAGGCCGAAACCATCGCGGGCATGGTTGGGCTCTCGGCGTCTGCCGTGCAGCGGCGGTTGAAAAGGATGCGCGAGACCAGAGTCATCTCGAGCGAGATCGCTGTTATAGACCGCAAGTCGGTCGGTAATCCTATGACGTTCATCACCGGGATGGAGATTGAGCGAGAGAATTACGACGCGCTGTCGAAATTTCGCCTATGGGCAGAGCAGCAGCAGAACATTCAGCAAATCTACTATGTTACCGGTGCGGTGGACCTGATCGCCATTATATCAGCGGACGATGTTTCTCAGTACGATGACATCACCGCTCACATCATGTCAGAGAATCCACAAATAAAACGCATTCACACGAATGTGGTTTTAAAGGAGCTAAAGGTCGGTCTCTTTCTACCGGTGCCTTAG
- a CDS encoding Lrp/AsnC family transcriptional regulator: MMRVIDRADERILSELGRNARIAHADLALRVNLSRNAVRKRIERLERDGLIKGYTILRGAGTQSGVSAALLLVYLHDRMRGGDVVNAIQNMPEVVSCDVVSGEFDLVVRLEAGDADQIRKVWHDISSLTGVRDTLTAFVLALPVRR; the protein is encoded by the coding sequence GTGATGCGCGTCATCGATAGAGCCGACGAGCGCATCCTTTCAGAACTCGGTCGTAACGCCCGAATTGCCCATGCAGACCTCGCGCTACGCGTGAACCTTTCGCGTAACGCGGTCAGAAAACGCATTGAGCGACTGGAACGGGACGGGCTCATCAAGGGATATACGATCCTCCGTGGCGCAGGGACTCAAAGCGGGGTGAGTGCTGCGTTGCTCTTGGTCTATCTTCATGATCGAATGCGAGGAGGGGACGTCGTGAATGCGATCCAGAATATGCCGGAGGTCGTCTCCTGCGACGTCGTTAGTGGCGAATTCGATCTCGTCGTGCGTCTCGAGGCCGGGGATGCCGACCAGATCCGCAAAGTCTGGCATGATATCTCTTCATTGACTGGTGTGCGCGATACGCTGACTGCATTTGTGCTGGCCTTGCCTGTACGCCGCTGA
- a CDS encoding phosphotransferase, with product MDVFTELSDHQHNQIAAAFRLGSLTSAIGIADGDSETTYLFRTANGEFVVTLFENGAEPSSLDQAFLTMDKLLSAGIPCPRTVRTARGDATITIGGKLVAVVGFLQGAQSQSPTLQRFVDLGRNIAKVHLTLKPAVSTTNDLPKGPVHGALHPENVFFLGDLVSGIINFRLRHETIGLMNWPKSSSDGQWIALAVSTPGVLAQSYPAMYVSAP from the coding sequence ATGGACGTCTTCACCGAGCTTTCAGACCATCAGCATAATCAGATAGCCGCAGCCTTCCGTTTGGGATCGTTGACCTCCGCCATAGGCATTGCCGACGGTGATAGCGAAACAACGTACCTCTTTCGAACGGCTAATGGCGAATTCGTGGTGACCCTGTTTGAAAACGGGGCAGAGCCTTCCAGTCTTGATCAGGCTTTCTTGACGATGGACAAACTTTTATCCGCCGGTATTCCTTGCCCGCGAACAGTTCGAACGGCTCGGGGCGATGCGACGATCACAATCGGCGGCAAGCTGGTCGCGGTGGTTGGATTCCTGCAGGGCGCCCAGTCCCAGTCGCCAACACTACAGCGGTTTGTCGACCTTGGCAGGAACATCGCAAAAGTTCACCTGACGCTGAAGCCTGCAGTGTCCACAACGAATGACCTCCCGAAGGGCCCGGTGCACGGTGCACTCCACCCCGAGAACGTTTTCTTTCTCGGGGATCTTGTCAGCGGTATCATTAATTTCCGGCTGCGGCATGAGACTATTGGGCTTATGAACTGGCCGAAGTCCTCGTCAGATGGACAGTGGATTGCCTTGGCGGTATCGACGCCGGGCGTGCTCGCGCAATCCTATCCGGCTATGTATGTATCCGCCCCTTGA
- a CDS encoding LysR family transcriptional regulator → MEDEVIQSRQLEAFRAVMLTGGMTSAADLVRITQPAISRLIKDLEEETGLRLFDRIGNRLRPTREAGILFKEVSRHFNGIQHIDKVAAELKKSHMGSLRVACYTAPSLSFMSGVIQTFIGDRPDVSVYLDTVPSQTVLELVSLQHYDLGISILASDYPGLRVEPVPSFRAVCLLPPGHVLESKDVVHAKDLEGTDLICLSPVSLLRMQIDSVLDSFNVHCGRRIESGLALSVCDLVSKGMGIGIVDPFTADYYCANPVVRRPFEPVIPYHFAIVLPSGSPPPRLVTEFQTVLFEALGKLPYETV, encoded by the coding sequence ATGGAGGACGAAGTGATTCAATCGCGTCAGTTGGAAGCGTTTCGGGCGGTGATGCTGACGGGAGGTATGACGTCAGCAGCTGATCTGGTGAGAATCACGCAGCCCGCAATAAGCCGCCTTATCAAGGATCTCGAGGAGGAGACCGGCCTTCGCCTATTCGACAGGATCGGCAATCGATTGAGACCGACACGTGAAGCCGGTATCCTGTTCAAGGAAGTGTCGCGGCATTTCAACGGAATTCAGCATATCGACAAGGTCGCGGCCGAATTGAAGAAGTCCCATATGGGTTCCCTCAGGGTCGCCTGTTATACGGCGCCGTCTCTCAGTTTTATGTCCGGCGTTATTCAGACCTTCATCGGCGATCGACCCGATGTATCGGTGTACCTTGACACGGTTCCTTCGCAGACGGTCCTCGAACTGGTGTCGCTTCAACACTACGATCTTGGGATATCCATACTGGCCAGCGATTATCCTGGGCTAAGGGTCGAACCTGTTCCCTCTTTTCGAGCAGTGTGCCTGTTGCCACCTGGGCATGTGCTGGAAAGCAAGGACGTTGTTCATGCTAAGGATCTAGAGGGCACAGACTTGATTTGCCTTTCTCCCGTGAGCCTCTTGCGAATGCAGATAGACTCGGTGCTCGACAGCTTTAACGTCCACTGCGGCCGAAGGATAGAAAGCGGTCTGGCGCTGAGCGTATGCGATTTGGTTAGCAAAGGAATGGGTATAGGGATCGTCGATCCGTTCACGGCAGATTACTACTGCGCAAATCCAGTAGTGCGCCGGCCCTTTGAGCCAGTGATCCCGTACCACTTCGCCATCGTGTTGCCGAGTGGCAGTCCTCCGCCTCGTTTGGTCACCGAATTTCAAACAGTGCTATTCGAAGCGCTCGGAAAATTGCCGTACGAGACAGTCTGA
- a CDS encoding ABC transporter ATP-binding protein: MDSARPTLEAEDIHKSFGTLEVLKGISLTANKGDVVSIIGSSGSGKSTFLRCMNFLETPSRGRIAVGQEEIVVKTDAAGRLVGVDRKKIERMRMQLGMVFQSFNLWGHMTVLQNVMEGPVHVLKEPRGEARDRAMDFLDKVGIADKHAAYPSHLSGGQQQRVSIARALAMQPSALLFDEPTSALDPELVGEVLKVIRKLAEEGRTMVVVTHEMGFAREVSSKVLFLEKGQIEEQGTPQQVFQNSTSARCRAFLSSVL, from the coding sequence ATGGACAGTGCAAGGCCCACCCTAGAAGCAGAAGACATCCATAAAAGCTTCGGGACACTCGAAGTTTTGAAAGGAATTTCTCTCACGGCCAACAAAGGTGATGTGGTTTCCATTATTGGTAGCTCCGGCTCCGGCAAGAGCACCTTTCTGCGCTGTATGAATTTCCTCGAAACGCCCAGTAGGGGTCGTATCGCAGTCGGCCAGGAAGAAATTGTCGTCAAGACTGATGCAGCCGGCCGGTTGGTCGGCGTCGATCGAAAAAAGATTGAACGCATGCGGATGCAACTCGGCATGGTCTTTCAGAGCTTTAATCTCTGGGGGCATATGACCGTTTTGCAGAACGTGATGGAAGGCCCGGTACACGTTCTCAAGGAGCCCAGGGGTGAAGCGCGCGACCGCGCAATGGATTTCCTCGACAAAGTCGGCATTGCAGACAAGCACGCGGCCTATCCGTCTCACCTGTCAGGCGGCCAACAGCAACGTGTCAGCATAGCACGCGCTTTGGCAATGCAGCCGAGCGCGCTTCTCTTCGACGAACCAACCTCGGCTCTCGACCCAGAACTAGTAGGGGAAGTCCTCAAAGTGATCAGGAAGCTCGCGGAAGAGGGGCGGACCATGGTTGTGGTGACCCATGAAATGGGCTTCGCCCGTGAGGTGTCGAGCAAAGTCCTCTTCCTGGAAAAAGGGCAGATCGAAGAACAGGGAACACCGCAACAAGTGTTCCAAAATTCCACTTCAGCACGGTGTCGAGCTTTTCTTTCCAGCGTCCTGTAG
- the potA gene encoding polyamine ABC transporter ATP-binding protein produces the protein MTDQSLPAVSFQGVTRRYGPVTAVSGVTLDIAKGEFFALLGSSGSGKTTLLMLLAGFDQPTEGTVLMSGTSVTEVPPHRRSIGVVFQNYALFPHMTAGENVAYPLKMRGVGRSEREERVKAALSLVNLTDRGASYPIQMSGGQQQRVALARSLVFGPDILLMDEPLGALDRRLRDQMQHELKRIQHELGITVIYVTHDQSEAMAMADRIGIMSCGELLQVADPETIYAAPSNHFVARFIGECSILRVTSLDDGRGYQIAGARQLLPSPAKTPFDIVVRPESVSVRSVAEANSDEGFAVPATIRDITYLGSGWRVALEISDGQSLLANIMRGDLLAGSLEPGKSVIARWAPASVAVLPTEG, from the coding sequence ATGACAGACCAGTCGCTCCCCGCCGTTTCCTTCCAGGGTGTCACCCGGCGCTATGGGCCGGTCACTGCGGTGAGCGGCGTCACCCTCGACATAGCAAAGGGCGAATTCTTCGCCCTGCTCGGCTCAAGTGGTTCCGGCAAAACAACGCTTCTGATGTTGCTTGCGGGTTTCGACCAACCGACGGAAGGCACGGTGCTGATGTCTGGCACCTCCGTGACGGAGGTTCCGCCGCACCGCCGCAGCATCGGCGTGGTATTTCAAAACTACGCCCTTTTCCCTCATATGACCGCAGGAGAGAATGTCGCCTATCCGCTCAAGATGCGCGGCGTCGGGCGAAGTGAACGGGAAGAGCGCGTGAAAGCGGCGCTCAGTCTCGTCAACCTGACGGATCGCGGGGCTTCATATCCTATCCAGATGTCTGGAGGACAACAGCAGCGTGTGGCACTTGCCCGCTCACTGGTCTTCGGTCCTGATATTTTGCTCATGGATGAACCGCTCGGAGCTCTCGACCGGAGACTTCGTGACCAGATGCAGCACGAGCTGAAGCGCATCCAGCACGAACTCGGCATCACCGTCATCTATGTGACCCATGACCAGTCGGAAGCGATGGCGATGGCGGACAGGATTGGAATCATGTCGTGCGGTGAACTACTTCAGGTAGCCGATCCTGAGACCATTTACGCAGCGCCTTCCAATCATTTCGTTGCACGGTTCATCGGCGAATGCTCGATCCTCCGGGTTACAAGCCTGGACGATGGCCGAGGATACCAGATCGCAGGCGCGCGCCAGTTGCTGCCGTCCCCGGCTAAGACCCCTTTCGATATTGTGGTCCGACCGGAAAGCGTTTCAGTCCGCTCAGTCGCCGAAGCAAATTCGGACGAAGGCTTCGCGGTTCCAGCAACAATCCGCGACATCACCTATCTCGGATCCGGGTGGCGCGTAGCACTGGAAATTTCTGACGGGCAGTCGCTGCTCGCCAACATCATGCGAGGAGACCTTTTGGCCGGAAGCCTTGAGCCCGGAAAAAGCGTGATTGCGCGATGGGCTCCAGCATCCGTCGCCGTTCTTCCGACTGAAGGATGA